A genomic stretch from Theropithecus gelada isolate Dixy chromosome 2, Tgel_1.0, whole genome shotgun sequence includes:
- the FBXO40 gene encoding F-box only protein 40 — MGKARRPPPGHHRHCEGCFNRHCHIPAEPNVSCLVISCHLLCGATFHMCKEAEHQLLCPLEQVPCLNSEYGCPLSMSRHKLAKHLQVCPASVVCCSMEWNRWPNVDSETTLHENIMKETPSEECLDTALALQDQKVLFRSLKMVELFPETREATEEEPTMNGETGVEEMGGAVGGVDISLVPHGLSATNGEMAELSQEEREVLAKTKEGMDLAKFGQWENIFSKEHAASALTNSSASCESKNKNGPEKEQISSGNNMVEGEGAPKKKEPQENQKQQDVHTAVETTGLAPWQDGVLERLKTAVDAKDYNMYLVHNGRMLIHFGQMPACTPKERDFVYGKLEAQEVKTVYTFKVPVSYCGKRARLGDAMLSCKPSEHKAVDTSDLGITVEDLPKSDLIKTTLQCALERELKGHVISESRSIDGLFMDFATQTYNFEPEQFSSGTVLADLTAATPGGLHVELHSECVTRRHNKSSSAFTFTCNKFFRRDEFPLHFKNVHTDIQSCLNGWFQHRCPLAYLGCTFVQNHFRPPGQKAKVIYSQELKTFAIKPEVAPELSERRKNNHLLGHGGKSQNSLTSLPLEILQYIAGFLDSVSLAQLSQVSVLMRNICATLLQERGMVLLQWKKKRYSHGGTSWRVHREIWQFSSLFSKIKSWEFNEVTSMSEHLKSCPFNIVEHKTDPILLTSMCQPREQARESLVSTFRVRPRGRYVS; from the exons ATG GGGAAAGCCCGCAGGCCTCCGCCAGGGCACCACAGGCATTGTGAGGGATGCTTCAACCGCCACTGCCACATTCCTGCGGAACCCAACGTCTCCTGCCTGGTAATAAGCTGCCACCTGCTCTGTGGTGCCACCTTCCACATGTGCAAAGAGGCAGAGCACCAGCTCCTCTGCCCTTTAGAGCAGGTTCCATGCCTCAACTCCGAATATGGCTGCCCTCTGTCCATGTCCCGCCACAAACTGGCCAAGCACCTGCAGGTGTGCCCCGCCAGCGTGGTCTGCTGCTCCATGGAGTGGAACCGCTGGCCAAATGTGGACTCTGAAACCACCCTTCATGAGAACATCATGAAAGAGACCCCCAGTGAGGAGTGTTTGGACACAGCCCTGGCCCTGCAGGACCAGAAGGTCCTCTTCAGATCCTTGAAAATGGTGGAACTTTTCCCAGAAACTAGAGAGGCTACTGAGGAGGAACCAACTATGAATGGTGAAACCGGTGTGGAGGAAATGGGAGGAGCAGTGGGTGGAGTGGATATCAGTTTGGTACCACATGGTTTGTCAGCAACTAATGGGGAGATGGCAGAGCTAAGTCAAGAAGAACGGGAGGTGCTAGCCAAAACCAAAGAAGGGATGGACCTGGCTAAGTTTGGCCagtgggaaaatattttcagcaaagaGCACGCAGCCTCTGCTTTAACAAATTCGTCAGCGAGCTGTGAGAGCAAGAACAAGAATGGCCCAGAGAAGGAACAGATTTCCAGTGGCAATAACATGGTAGAAGGAGAGGGCGCTCCCAAAAAGAAAGAACCACAGGAAAATCAGAAGCAGCAGGACGTTCACACAGCTGTGGAAACCACAGGGCTTGCCCCTTGGCAGGATGGTGTTCTGGAAAGACTGAAAACAGCTGTGGATGCAAAGGACTATAACATGTATCTAGTGCACAATGGGCGGATGCTGATCCACTTTGGTCAGATGCCTGCTTGTACACCCAAGGAGAGAGACTTTGTTTATGGCAAGCTTGAGGCTCAGGAAGTTAAGACTGTTTACACCTTCAAAGTTCCTGTGAGCTACTGTGGAAAGCGAGCTCGACTTGGAGATGCCATGTTGAGTTGTAAGCCGAGTGAACACAAGGCAGTGGATACTTCAGATCTGGGGATCACTGTGGAGGACCTGCCCAAATCAGATCTCATCAAGACCACCCTCCAGTGTGCTTTGGAAAGAGAACTCAAAGGCCACGTCATCTCTGAATCCAGAAGCATTGATGGACTGTTCATGGATTTTGCCACACAAACATACAACTTTGAGCCAGAACAGTTTTCCTCTGGGACAGTGCTGGCTGACCTAACCGCTGCCACCCCAGGGGGACTCCACGTGGAGCTGCACAGTGAGTGTgtcaccaggagacacaacaaaagCAGTTCTGCCTTCACTTTCACTTGCAACAAATTCTTCAGGAGGGATGAGTTCCCCCTGCACTTCAAGAATGTCCACACAGACATTCAGTCATGTCTCAACGGCTGGTTCCAGCATCGATGCCCCCTCGCCTACTTGGGATGTACATTTGTTCAAAACCATTTCCGTCCCCCGGGGCAAAAGGCAAAAGTAATCTAcagccaggagctcaagaccttTGCCATTAAGCCGGAGGTTGCTCCAGAGCTGAGCGAACGAAGGAAGAACAACCATCTTTTGGGTCATGGAGGAAAAAGCCAGAATTCTTTAACCAGCCTGCCCCTGGAGATTTTGCAGTACATTGCTGGGTTCTTGGACAGTGTCAGCCTGGCCCAGCTCTCCCAGGTGTCTGTGCTGATGAGGAATATCTGTGCCACTTTGTTACAAGAGAGAGGGATGGTCCTTTTGCAATGGAAGAAGAAGAGGTATTCCCATGGAGGCACCTCCTGGAGAGTCCACAGAGAG ATCTGGCAGTTCAGCAGCCTCTTCTCCAAAATCAAGAGCTGGGAGTTTAATGAAGTCACCTCCATGTCCGAGCACCTGAAGTCCTGTCCTTTCAACATCGTAGAGCACAAAACTGACCCGATTCTTTTGACCAGCATGTGTCAGCCCCGTGAGCAGGCCCGAGAGAGCTTAGTCTCCACCTTTAGAGTCAGACCACGAGGAAGATACGTCTCCTAA